One window of Quercus robur chromosome 5, dhQueRobu3.1, whole genome shotgun sequence genomic DNA carries:
- the LOC126726069 gene encoding uncharacterized protein LOC126726069: MTDHHQDPNQKLPSSSKKTPTQINTPNTEANFSGQSVRYPNPPDAANPDPVTLREQWKFATRQYAKWYSHAWGTAILAGFSFFALGWIIKGSNPLPSFHDKPPESSSDSSSSSSSSSANDANEARR, from the coding sequence ATGACTGATCATCACCAGGACCCCAATCAAAAACTTCCCTCTTCTTCTAAGAAAACTCCCACTCAAATCAACACTCCCAACACCGAAGCCAACTTCTCGGGTCAAAGCGTCCGATACCCGAACCCGCCAGACGCAGCGAATCCGGACCCGGTAACGCTCCGGGAGCAATGGAAGTTCGCCACTAGACAATACGCCAAATGGTACTCTCATGCTTGGGGCACCGCCATTCTTGCTGGTTTCTCCTTCTTTGCACTCGGTTGGATCATCAAGGGCTCTAATCCTCTGCCTTCTTTCCACGATAAGCCCCCCGAGTCTTCCTccgattcttcttcttcttcttcttcttcctctgccAATGATGCAAATGAAGCTCGCCGGTGA
- the LOC126726070 gene encoding ras-related protein RABA1f — translation MGAYRADDDYDYLFKVVLIGDSGVGKSNLLSRFTKNEFSLESKSTIGVEFATRSIRVDEKVVKAQIWDTAGQERYRAITSAYYRGAVGALLVYDVTRHVTFENVERWLKELRDHTDANIVIMLVGNKADLRHLRAVATEDAKAFAERENTFFMETSALESMNVENAFTEVLTQIYHVVSRKALEVGDDPAAVPKGETINVGTKDDVSAVKKVGCCST, via the exons ATGGGGGCTTACAGAGCAGATGATGATTACGATTACTTGTTTAAGGTGGTGCTGATCGGGGACTCCGGTGTCGGCAAATCGAACCTGTTGTCGAGGTTCACGAAGAACGAGTTTAGCCTTGAATCCAAGTCCACCATTGGGGTCGAGTTCGCCACCAGAAGTATTCGTGTCGATGAAAAGGTTGTCAAGGCTCAGATTTGGGACACTGCTGGCCAAGAAAG GTATCGTGCAATCACAAGTGCCTATTATCGAGGTGCTGTTGGTGCCTTACTAGTCTATGATGTTACCCGCCATGTTACATTTGAAAATGTGGAGAGATGGCTGAAGGAGCTTCGGGATCACACAGATGCCAACATTGTGATCATGCTTGTAGGAAACAAAGCAGACCTGCGGCACCTGCGAGCAGTTGCCACTGAAGATGCCAAAGCATTTGCTGAACGAGAGAACACCTTTTTCATGGAAACATCTGCCCTTGAGTCCATGAATGTTGAGAATGCCTTCACAGAAGTGTTGACCCAAATTTATCATGTTGTAAGCAGGAAGGCCCTGGAGGTTGGGGATGACCCAGCAGCCGTACCCAAAGGAGAAACAATCAATGTTGGAACCAAGGATGATGTATCAGCTGTGAAGAAAGTTGGATGTTGCTCTACTTGA